A genomic stretch from Candidatus Zixiibacteriota bacterium includes:
- a CDS encoding sigma-70 family RNA polymerase sigma factor codes for MEESNNKSVTNTEQSTEDAAYIIRARNGDKASYGYLVKKYQKRVLRMVIGMVGDLDNAMDIVQDSFIRGWQALDRFDETRPFYPWLSTIATNQALNFLKRSGRQTSLEPSHNIRLDAGPDPLEKLQLIENDRRFLKAVRELPGQYQIVFILRHFEELSYDEIAKRLEISQGTVDSRLYRARKALVEKLKDLLE; via the coding sequence TTGGAAGAAAGTAATAACAAATCGGTAACTAATACAGAACAAAGTACGGAAGATGCCGCTTATATAATTCGGGCGCGAAACGGGGATAAGGCATCTTACGGTTATTTGGTAAAGAAATACCAGAAGAGGGTTTTGCGCATGGTAATCGGTATGGTCGGTGATTTAGATAACGCCATGGATATTGTCCAGGATAGTTTTATTCGCGGCTGGCAGGCACTCGATAGATTTGATGAGACCCGTCCGTTTTATCCCTGGCTTTCAACTATCGCTACCAATCAGGCACTAAATTTTTTAAAAAGAAGCGGACGTCAAACCAGTCTGGAACCGAGTCATAATATACGGTTGGACGCCGGTCCCGACCCTCTGGAAAAGCTGCAGCTCATTGAAAATGACCGTAGGTTTTTGAAAGCAGTTCGGGAACTGCCTGGGCAATATCAAATCGTATTTATTTTAAGACACTTTGAGGAGCTTAGTTATGACGAAATCGCGAAACGCCTCGAAATTTCTCAAGGAACGGTGGATTCCCGGTTATATCGAGCCCGAAAAGCATTGGTGGAAAAGCTAAAGGATTTACTGGAATAA
- the holA gene encoding DNA polymerase III subunit delta produces the protein MDSDSLKKEIGAGKYRPVYYFYGEEDYRKVEAYKYLLNNYIPGRQKLLNSNKFSADKIDLETIICELSAIPMLGERRLIFIENIQKLKPTQYKWLFNFLTAPPPETVVILSTPGSYTPDKRGAFFKAITKIAEPMQFTRLKAGSAKVRIIRHLESLGFTFDAEAVDLLVSLTDGDFGGLAGELDKLAISNESGSHIGINEIKSLSSSHEEFGIFELIDMIAEKDSNRALFAYNDMVKKGSNPTGLLFLLSRHLMSLLKIHAGKKLARHPFFISKLKKQAALYDKNATLNAISKIAITERKVRKSGLEPVLLVENLIREISR, from the coding sequence ATGGACTCCGATTCCCTGAAAAAAGAAATTGGGGCCGGCAAATACCGGCCCGTTTATTATTTTTACGGCGAAGAAGATTATCGGAAAGTAGAAGCCTATAAATACCTTCTGAACAATTATATCCCCGGTCGCCAAAAGCTTCTTAACAGCAATAAATTTTCCGCCGACAAAATCGACCTCGAAACGATAATTTGCGAACTGTCGGCGATTCCTATGCTGGGGGAAAGGCGCCTAATCTTTATTGAGAATATTCAAAAACTGAAACCGACCCAGTATAAATGGCTTTTTAATTTTTTGACGGCGCCGCCTCCTGAAACGGTGGTAATCCTTTCGACACCGGGTTCTTATACGCCGGATAAAAGAGGCGCCTTCTTCAAAGCCATAACAAAAATCGCCGAACCGATGCAATTCACACGCCTAAAAGCAGGTAGTGCCAAGGTCAGGATTATCAGACACCTGGAATCTCTCGGGTTTACTTTCGATGCTGAAGCGGTCGATTTGCTCGTTTCATTAACCGACGGTGATTTCGGCGGTCTTGCGGGAGAGCTGGACAAGCTTGCCATATCAAATGAATCCGGCTCCCATATCGGCATCAATGAAATAAAATCGCTGAGCAGTTCGCATGAGGAATTCGGGATATTTGAATTGATCGATATGATTGCCGAAAAGGATAGCAACCGGGCTCTGTTTGCTTATAACGACATGGTAAAAAAGGGTTCCAATCCCACCGGATTGCTTTTTTTGCTCTCGCGGCATTTGATGAGTTTGCTGAAAATTCACGCCGGGAAAAAGCTCGCCCGCCATCCCTTTTTTATCTCCAAACTGAAAAAACAGGCCGCATTGTACGATAAAAACGCCACTCTAAATGCGATTTCAAAAATCGCGATTACCGAGCGCAAGGTGCGCAAAAGCGGTCTGGAACCGGTACTTTTAGTTGAAAATCTAATTCGCGAAATTTCTCGATAA
- a CDS encoding deoxyguanosinetriphosphate triphosphohydrolase — protein sequence MPIHDGISKPAPYAARAEDSQGRKYQIAEGPGRSAFQRDRDRIIHSTAFRRLQHKTQVFANLDSVEKTGDHYRTRLTHTIEVTQISRTIARVLSLNEDFAEAVALAHDLGHTPFGHAGEEVLNMMMAHDGGFNHNIQSLRVIDFLEKRYPNHFGLNLTYEVREAVIKHESNHDISVPDEFNPDENPLLEGQIVNLADEIAYHGHDVDDGLGSGLLTLEMMRDIDFLAPVMDKVKAGVNDKSEEMIRYAFVRHLVNMNVLDLTAEIKKRINEHDIETISDVRQCPHRIISFSDEQSGFNNKLKQFLRRNIYHHSQLNAMKEQSFEIISFLFSYFLEDISRIPEGFRKRFPDVPHRRLTVDYIAGMTDRFAQNEFVRNC from the coding sequence ATGCCAATACATGATGGTATTAGTAAGCCGGCCCCGTATGCCGCTCGGGCGGAAGACAGCCAAGGCAGGAAATATCAAATCGCCGAAGGTCCGGGGCGTTCGGCTTTTCAGCGTGATCGCGATCGGATTATTCATTCAACTGCCTTCCGGCGCCTGCAGCATAAAACACAGGTCTTTGCCAATCTTGATTCGGTCGAGAAAACCGGAGACCATTACCGAACGCGATTGACCCACACTATTGAAGTTACTCAGATTAGCCGTACCATCGCAAGGGTTTTGTCATTGAATGAAGATTTCGCCGAGGCGGTCGCGCTGGCCCATGACCTGGGCCATACTCCTTTCGGTCACGCCGGTGAGGAAGTTTTGAATATGATGATGGCCCATGACGGAGGTTTTAATCATAATATACAATCGTTGCGGGTCATTGATTTTCTGGAGAAAAGATACCCGAATCACTTTGGATTGAATTTGACTTATGAGGTCCGAGAAGCGGTTATCAAGCATGAATCCAATCATGATATTTCCGTTCCCGATGAATTTAATCCCGATGAAAACCCTCTTTTGGAGGGACAAATTGTTAATCTTGCCGATGAAATCGCCTATCACGGCCACGATGTCGATGATGGATTGGGCAGCGGGCTTCTGACATTGGAAATGATGCGTGATATTGATTTTCTGGCTCCGGTTATGGACAAAGTTAAGGCAGGTGTGAACGATAAATCGGAAGAAATGATTCGTTACGCTTTTGTTCGACATCTGGTAAATATGAATGTTCTCGATTTAACCGCGGAAATCAAAAAAAGAATTAATGAGCATGATATTGAAACCATATCTGATGTGCGGCAATGTCCTCATAGAATTATATCATTTTCCGATGAGCAAAGCGGATTTAACAATAAATTAAAGCAATTTCTAAGACGAAACATATACCATCATTCTCAGCTCAACGCCATGAAAGAGCAGTCATTTGAAATAATTTCTTTTCTATTTAGCTATTTTCTTGAAGACATAAGCCGGATACCGGAAGGATTCAGAAAGAGATTTCCCGATGTTCCTCACCGGCGTTTGACGGTCGATTATATCGCGGGAATGACCGATAGATTTGCGCAAAATGAATTCGTTCGCAATTGCTAA
- a CDS encoding sigma-54 dependent transcriptional regulator → MVIPNLLVFSEEEHDFLESTLDSGLALRMWEPSNLFEAVKQQSYEIILIDANHSQYSESLVFRVYRKIPEAEFWLISDTSEHHLPDYIVDSVISHITEVSDFEARVNSCLRIRGKLKDYGLFGKSANLKRTAEMIAQVAPTDISTLIIGPSGTGKELVARALHNFSIRKGKPFVAVNCGALAETLLESELFGYEKGAFTGAIGRREGIFKRAAGGTVFLDEIGETSPALQVKLLRVLEEGTFYRVGGGDLVHTDVRIVAATNRELLDAIAENEFREDLYYRLGAMRINLAGLANRLADIMPLIHYFFLKETGTTRLVSRKAMELLLNYGWPGNVRQLRNFVSRIIVAGGKGEISEQQVMQYIEEQGYSERTLPVVTGKSPQEAEFQLIYQALLSLGQEIRMLRDIIIENLHGRGETVITGETPREANIKTVEEMEEELILRTLEATGGNRREAAKKLGIGERTLYRKLNKYGEL, encoded by the coding sequence ATGGTTATTCCAAACCTTTTGGTGTTTTCGGAGGAAGAACATGATTTTCTTGAATCGACATTGGATAGCGGACTGGCATTGCGTATGTGGGAGCCTTCAAATCTTTTTGAAGCGGTCAAACAGCAGTCTTATGAGATAATCCTGATTGACGCCAATCACTCGCAATATTCGGAATCGCTGGTATTCAGAGTGTATCGAAAGATTCCCGAGGCGGAATTCTGGCTTATCTCGGATACATCCGAACATCATTTACCTGATTATATAGTCGATAGCGTTATCTCACATATTACAGAAGTATCTGATTTTGAGGCGCGAGTAAATTCATGCCTGCGCATCAGGGGGAAATTGAAAGACTATGGACTATTTGGAAAGTCCGCTAATCTGAAACGCACCGCGGAAATGATCGCTCAGGTAGCGCCAACGGATATTTCCACTCTGATTATCGGACCATCCGGAACGGGTAAAGAATTAGTTGCCCGGGCGCTTCATAATTTTTCCATCAGAAAAGGAAAACCGTTTGTAGCCGTTAACTGCGGGGCGCTCGCTGAAACTCTTTTGGAATCCGAACTATTTGGATACGAGAAAGGGGCTTTTACCGGAGCTATCGGTCGTCGAGAAGGCATTTTCAAGCGCGCCGCCGGCGGCACGGTATTCTTAGACGAAATCGGAGAAACATCACCGGCTTTGCAGGTCAAACTTTTGCGGGTGCTTGAAGAGGGTACTTTTTATCGTGTTGGTGGCGGCGATTTGGTTCATACCGATGTGCGTATTGTCGCCGCGACCAATCGCGAACTTCTTGATGCCATTGCCGAAAATGAATTCAGGGAAGACTTGTACTACCGGCTGGGCGCGATGCGGATAAATTTGGCCGGGCTGGCAAACCGCCTGGCCGATATTATGCCCTTGATACATTACTTCTTTCTCAAAGAAACGGGAACGACGCGCCTTGTGTCCCGAAAAGCGATGGAGCTTCTTCTGAATTATGGCTGGCCGGGGAATGTCAGACAACTGCGTAATTTCGTGAGCCGTATAATCGTCGCCGGCGGAAAGGGTGAAATATCGGAACAGCAGGTGATGCAATATATCGAGGAACAGGGTTATAGCGAGCGAACCCTGCCGGTTGTTACAGGGAAATCTCCTCAGGAGGCGGAATTTCAGCTTATCTACCAGGCTCTTCTTTCTTTGGGGCAGGAAATTCGTATGCTCCGTGATATAATAATCGAAAATTTGCACGGGCGGGGAGAAACGGTTATTACCGGGGAAACTCCCCGAGAAGCGAATATTAAAACCGTTGAGGAAATGGAAGAAGAATTGATACTTCGGACGTTGGAGGCGACCGGAGGCAATCGTCGTGAAGCGGCAAAAAAGCTGGGAATTGGCGAACGAACATTATATCGCAAGCTGAATAAATACGGTGAATTATAG
- the rnr gene encoding ribonuclease R — MKKKRSTSIDQILQFIRSNADYPMKALELARAMGIKDSAYPTFRRKIKNLLDEGKLVKLKRNRIGLPEAMDLVSGALQITKSGFGFCTPDGSDEEIYIAAGDTLTAFGGDKVLIRLKPGFGFKGKRTGIVIKVVERKLQTIVGTFRKGRGYAHVIPDAKNINRDIYIILGKTMDATNGEKVVVRLVEWEHPSLNPEGEISERLGFPGDPGVDMQSIIREYEIPVEFSGDVIGEAEAAVSGWQSEILNRPDLTGLSAFTIDPSDAKDHDDAVSIEKEGDIYRLGVHIADVSHFVATNTKLDKEAYSRATSVYLPDRVIPMLPEILSNNVCSLRPNRKRLAFSIIIDFDKTGKALDYELFPSVIRSRARLSYSEVQDFYDTGKASPRIDRIADDLTTMRKLAKILLARRQKAGSLDFDLPEAKIILDKQGNVIEIGNRVRRESHRLVEEFMLAANRQVAYHFLHHALPTLYRVHDRPNMEKVEAFSFLISKLGYRFPVSPTMPTGDFGRLLKKIKGQPEEEFINELLLRSMAKAVYQPKNIGHFGLAFKQYLHFTSPIRRYPDLLVHRLLKMLKKNKYPVKTTQKLGTILNNAGTHCSAMERRAMEAERSAVKAKQVAYMAGQVGSEYDGIISGVMNFGFFVRLIGPECEGMIRLSTMDDDYYKFDEANYLLKGRRRGQVFRLGDKIRVGIMRVDKEAKEIDLFVVEKNSQSKKPHGRKRLRKRK, encoded by the coding sequence ATGAAAAAGAAACGCTCTACAAGTATTGACCAGATTCTTCAATTTATCCGTTCCAATGCTGATTACCCGATGAAAGCTCTCGAATTGGCCAGGGCGATGGGAATCAAAGATTCCGCATATCCAACATTCCGCAGGAAAATTAAAAACCTGCTGGACGAGGGAAAACTGGTCAAGCTTAAACGGAATCGTATAGGCCTTCCTGAGGCAATGGATCTGGTATCGGGCGCATTACAAATAACAAAATCCGGATTTGGCTTTTGTACGCCTGATGGGTCTGATGAGGAAATTTATATTGCCGCAGGGGACACATTGACAGCTTTTGGCGGAGACAAAGTTTTAATCAGGTTAAAGCCGGGATTTGGTTTCAAGGGCAAACGTACCGGAATAGTTATCAAAGTCGTCGAACGGAAATTACAGACTATTGTCGGGACATTCCGAAAAGGCCGCGGATACGCCCACGTTATTCCCGATGCAAAAAATATCAATCGCGATATCTATATTATTCTGGGAAAAACAATGGACGCGACTAACGGCGAAAAAGTTGTCGTTAGATTAGTCGAGTGGGAACATCCGTCACTGAATCCGGAGGGTGAGATTTCCGAGAGGCTTGGTTTTCCCGGCGATCCGGGCGTGGATATGCAATCGATTATCAGAGAATACGAGATCCCTGTAGAATTTTCCGGTGATGTGATAGGTGAGGCAGAAGCCGCGGTCAGCGGATGGCAAAGCGAGATTCTCAATCGACCTGATTTGACGGGACTCAGCGCTTTTACAATCGATCCGTCCGACGCCAAAGATCATGATGATGCCGTATCGATTGAAAAAGAGGGGGATATTTATCGGCTGGGCGTTCATATCGCCGATGTGTCGCATTTCGTCGCCACCAATACCAAACTTGATAAAGAAGCATATAGCAGGGCAACATCGGTATATCTCCCCGACCGGGTCATTCCAATGCTGCCGGAAATATTATCCAATAACGTCTGCTCGCTGAGGCCAAATCGAAAAAGACTGGCATTCTCCATAATCATTGATTTTGACAAAACCGGCAAGGCTCTCGATTATGAACTGTTTCCTTCGGTAATCAGATCGCGCGCCAGATTAAGCTATAGCGAGGTACAGGATTTTTATGATACCGGGAAAGCCAGCCCGCGCATTGATCGTATCGCCGATGATTTGACGACTATGCGAAAGCTGGCGAAAATCCTTTTAGCTCGACGCCAAAAAGCCGGATCGCTTGATTTCGATTTGCCCGAAGCAAAAATTATTCTCGATAAGCAGGGGAATGTAATCGAAATCGGAAATCGCGTCCGGCGCGAATCGCATCGCCTGGTTGAAGAATTCATGCTGGCGGCTAATCGCCAGGTGGCTTATCATTTTCTTCATCATGCTCTGCCTACTCTGTACCGCGTCCATGATCGACCCAATATGGAAAAAGTGGAGGCTTTTTCGTTTTTGATATCCAAGCTTGGATATCGCTTCCCCGTATCGCCGACTATGCCGACCGGCGATTTCGGGAGACTGCTTAAGAAAATTAAGGGCCAGCCGGAAGAGGAATTCATCAATGAACTTCTCCTGCGCTCAATGGCTAAAGCGGTCTATCAACCCAAAAACATTGGACATTTTGGATTGGCGTTTAAGCAATATCTTCATTTTACATCGCCGATTCGCAGGTATCCCGATTTACTCGTACATCGCCTTTTGAAAATGCTGAAGAAAAACAAGTATCCGGTTAAGACGACCCAGAAGTTAGGCACAATATTGAACAACGCCGGCACACATTGCTCGGCCATGGAGAGGCGGGCGATGGAAGCCGAGCGCAGCGCCGTCAAGGCTAAACAGGTTGCTTACATGGCGGGACAGGTCGGGTCGGAGTATGACGGGATTATTTCGGGAGTAATGAATTTTGGATTTTTCGTTCGTCTAATCGGACCCGAATGTGAAGGAATGATTCGTCTCTCAACAATGGATGATGATTATTATAAATTCGATGAGGCTAATTACCTGTTAAAGGGGCGGCGGCGGGGTCAGGTTTTCAGGTTGGGGGATAAGATTCGAGTCGGGATCATGAGAGTTGACAAGGAAGCCAAGGAGATTGATTTGTTTGTAGTAGAGAAAAACAGTCAAAGTAAAAAACCTCATGGAAGAAAACGCTTGAGAAAAAGGAAATAG
- a CDS encoding Spy/CpxP family protein refolding chaperone, with protein sequence MKRIIFFLVVFIFAGVAAAQMQGHGMGKMGKAGKAGCDNFERGAHFGRAHRPGNILRHSEALELTDGQIDKIKSIRLSHHEAMIDLRADLKKLELHLHNEMHSDSPDKNRALSINSDIAELKGRVSEMKMNHRFDIREILTVEQVKKLDKLKTKCPPMGRGKGGHGIRHQDGCCGR encoded by the coding sequence ATGAAACGGATTATATTTTTTCTGGTGGTTTTCATTTTTGCAGGAGTGGCTGCTGCGCAGATGCAGGGACACGGTATGGGAAAAATGGGAAAAGCAGGAAAAGCAGGATGCGATAATTTCGAACGAGGCGCGCATTTTGGCCGGGCGCATCGTCCTGGAAATATACTAAGGCATTCCGAAGCGCTCGAGCTCACCGACGGGCAGATTGATAAAATCAAATCAATACGATTGTCTCACCATGAGGCAATGATTGATTTGCGGGCGGATTTGAAAAAACTTGAATTGCACCTTCACAACGAAATGCATTCGGATTCCCCCGATAAAAACAGAGCATTGTCTATAAACTCCGATATTGCCGAACTCAAGGGCAGGGTTTCCGAAATGAAAATGAATCATCGCTTTGATATTCGTGAAATATTAACAGTGGAGCAAGTGAAGAAACTCGATAAGCTCAAAACCAAATGTCCGCCGATGGGCCGGGGCAAAGGTGGTCATGGAATACGCCACCAGGACGGCTGCTGCGGTCGTTAG
- a CDS encoding sigma-70 family RNA polymerase sigma factor: MAGEKELIEKAAKGDKNAFTELVRTYQNRIFGFVMRMTANRETALDLTQDTFLAAWQNLNGFRKDALFSSWLFQIAANKTKNYLKKAKREISLPNDFDAPSGDVSPHGRVVNKESGQKILQAVTDLPPRQKMVFNMRYFGQMKFNEIAEALEISVSAAKTNYAEALKKLKKSMSKFYEMS, encoded by the coding sequence ATGGCGGGCGAGAAGGAACTCATAGAAAAAGCGGCAAAGGGCGACAAAAACGCCTTTACCGAACTCGTCCGGACATATCAAAACAGGATTTTTGGATTTGTTATGAGAATGACGGCAAACAGAGAAACGGCTCTCGATTTGACCCAGGATACTTTCTTGGCGGCCTGGCAGAACCTGAATGGTTTTCGCAAAGACGCGCTGTTTTCGTCCTGGCTTTTTCAAATCGCCGCCAACAAAACCAAAAATTATTTGAAAAAGGCGAAACGGGAAATCTCGCTGCCGAACGATTTTGACGCGCCTTCAGGCGATGTTTCGCCTCATGGCAGAGTCGTTAATAAGGAATCCGGTCAAAAGATACTGCAGGCCGTAACGGATTTGCCTCCGCGGCAAAAAATGGTTTTCAATATGCGTTATTTCGGACAAATGAAATTTAATGAAATTGCCGAAGCGCTTGAAATTTCGGTATCGGCGGCCAAGACCAACTATGCCGAGGCGCTGAAAAAACTTAAAAAATCGATGAGTAAGTTTTATGAAATGTCATGA
- a CDS encoding rod shape-determining protein — MGFFDLISNDIGIDLGTANTLVFVCGQGIVLNEPSVVAIERVSGKVVAIGSAAKEMLGRTPGEITAIRPLRDGVIADFEITERLLSDFIRRVVRHKYLMKPRIVISVPSGITEVEKRAVRDSAENAGAREVYLIQEPMAAAIGVGLPVSQPSGTMVIDVGGGTSEIAVIALNGIVNNISIRIAGDDLNEAIIMYLRKNYNLLIGELTAEELKINIGSAFQLEQELSMEVKGRDLVAGVPKSIKLSSVQIREALAEPIEAIVEAVRRSLEQTPPELASDILERGIVLTGGGALLRGLDKRLREETNLPVYAAEDPLTCVVRGTGKVLEDMNAYSKVLIKARPD, encoded by the coding sequence TTGGGGTTTTTTGATTTGATTTCGAATGATATCGGTATTGACCTGGGAACGGCCAATACTCTCGTGTTTGTTTGCGGACAGGGAATTGTCCTGAATGAACCGTCCGTGGTCGCCATCGAACGAGTTTCAGGCAAAGTCGTCGCGATTGGATCGGCCGCCAAAGAAATGCTGGGGCGCACTCCCGGTGAAATTACCGCTATTCGTCCTTTGCGAGATGGCGTCATTGCCGATTTTGAGATAACCGAAAGACTGTTATCCGATTTTATCCGGCGCGTTGTGCGCCATAAATATTTGATGAAGCCTCGCATCGTCATATCGGTGCCGTCGGGGATTACCGAAGTTGAAAAGCGAGCCGTCCGCGATTCGGCCGAAAATGCCGGGGCGCGCGAGGTGTATTTAATTCAGGAACCGATGGCGGCGGCCATCGGGGTTGGGCTCCCGGTCAGTCAGCCGTCCGGTACAATGGTTATTGATGTCGGGGGCGGCACCTCCGAAATCGCCGTAATCGCTCTCAACGGCATTGTCAATAATATATCAATCCGCATTGCCGGTGATGACCTCAATGAGGCCATCATAATGTATCTTCGGAAAAACTATAATCTCCTAATCGGCGAGCTTACCGCCGAAGAGTTGAAAATAAATATCGGCTCGGCATTCCAGCTCGAGCAGGAACTGTCAATGGAAGTCAAAGGCCGCGATCTTGTTGCCGGAGTCCCCAAAAGCATCAAACTTTCGTCAGTGCAGATTCGCGAAGCGTTGGCAGAACCGATCGAAGCAATTGTCGAGGCAGTGCGGCGGTCTCTCGAACAAACGCCTCCGGAATTGGCTTCCGATATTCTCGAACGAGGCATCGTTCTGACCGGAGGCGGCGCGCTTCTGCGGGGATTGGATAAACGCCTGCGCGAAGAGACTAATCTGCCCGTTTATGCCGCTGAAGATCCGTTGACCTGTGTCGTCCGCGGAACGGGTAAAGTCCTCGAAGACATGAACGCCTATAGCAAGGTGCTAATCAAAGCCCGGCCGGATTGA
- a CDS encoding pseudouridine synthase, whose protein sequence is MRINKFLTRCGVSSRRQADVLIQKGKVTVNGKVLESPGHIVDAAKDVVCVDGKRVTPIDDFTHIVLNKPSGYLTSRNDPHHKTTVIDLLKDIPQRINPVGRLDLDTEGVLLLTNDGELAFRLTHPRYSIKRVYRARVKGKMVSETLSLFQKGIKLPDGAVGKANVSIISTSVNQSEIELELTEGRKREVKHLCEAAGHPVIKLKRISFGGITCRGLKKGRWRELTDAEIDNLKSITGLTG, encoded by the coding sequence ATGAGAATAAATAAATTTCTGACCCGATGCGGCGTGTCATCGCGCCGCCAGGCCGACGTGCTTATCCAAAAGGGAAAAGTAACTGTCAATGGTAAAGTTCTGGAATCTCCCGGCCATATTGTCGATGCGGCCAAAGATGTTGTTTGCGTCGATGGCAAACGTGTAACGCCGATTGATGATTTCACCCATATCGTTTTAAATAAACCAAGCGGATACTTAACTTCGCGCAACGATCCCCACCACAAAACAACGGTAATTGATCTTCTCAAAGATATACCCCAGCGGATCAATCCGGTCGGGCGTTTGGATTTGGATACCGAAGGCGTTTTGCTTTTAACCAATGACGGTGAATTAGCTTTTCGGCTTACACATCCCCGTTATAGCATCAAAAGGGTTTATCGAGCTCGTGTAAAAGGAAAGATGGTGAGTGAGACGTTAAGTCTATTTCAAAAAGGAATTAAACTCCCGGATGGCGCCGTGGGAAAAGCCAATGTTTCGATAATTTCAACGAGTGTGAACCAGAGCGAGATCGAATTGGAACTGACCGAAGGACGCAAGCGGGAAGTCAAACATCTGTGCGAGGCGGCAGGCCATCCGGTAATTAAGCTAAAGCGAATATCGTTTGGAGGAATTACCTGCCGGGGATTGAAAAAGGGGAGATGGCGCGAATTAACCGATGCGGAAATCGATAATCTAAAAAGTATAACGGGACTGACCGGATAA
- the scpB gene encoding SMC-Scp complex subunit ScpB produces MIKDENINCTIEALILASPEPVSARKLCDVIGDITPPRIRQAVGDLNNVYMGCGSSFRIREVANGYQFHILPDFEGLIKKLLTKERTVRLTRAALEALAIIAYKQPVTKTEIEHIRGVASDGVLHNLLNHKLILIAGRAETPGRPLLYKTSSEFLKFFGLNRISDLPRMDEIEEMIKLAEEPKEQTALPFEEIKEQEAFEINDKDSDESAIMETNEDEIPEGVSIAVDDFAGDQNVESVESRIEHIDSKPEEIVELPREVSETNMFSTELKIDSLDAEDKSVSDKDETSPEPVDRFELPEDSQDTREDGEEEPNEKAAIISPDSGPRSIIIENPDDADNPAPVYFNERETADNESDDAEYNQDS; encoded by the coding sequence ATGATTAAAGATGAAAATATAAATTGTACCATTGAAGCGTTAATTCTGGCCTCTCCCGAGCCGGTGTCCGCCCGAAAATTATGCGATGTCATCGGAGACATTACTCCGCCAAGAATCAGGCAGGCCGTCGGTGATCTCAATAATGTCTATATGGGATGTGGTTCGTCGTTTCGTATCAGGGAAGTGGCCAACGGTTATCAATTTCATATATTACCAGATTTTGAAGGCCTGATAAAGAAGCTATTGACCAAAGAACGTACTGTTCGCCTGACCCGGGCCGCACTGGAGGCCCTGGCGATTATTGCCTACAAACAACCCGTTACCAAAACTGAGATTGAACATATTCGCGGAGTCGCTTCCGATGGAGTTTTGCATAATCTCCTTAATCATAAGTTAATCTTAATCGCCGGTCGCGCCGAAACGCCCGGACGACCGTTGCTTTATAAAACGTCATCCGAATTTTTGAAATTCTTCGGTCTGAATAGAATATCAGATTTACCTCGCATGGACGAAATCGAGGAAATGATTAAGCTGGCCGAAGAGCCCAAAGAACAGACCGCATTGCCCTTTGAAGAAATAAAAGAGCAAGAGGCTTTTGAAATAAACGATAAAGATAGCGACGAATCGGCAATTATGGAAACTAATGAGGATGAAATTCCTGAAGGTGTTTCCATCGCGGTTGATGATTTTGCAGGCGATCAAAATGTCGAATCGGTCGAATCTCGTATTGAGCATATTGACTCGAAACCGGAAGAAATTGTCGAACTGCCGCGCGAAGTTAGCGAAACAAATATGTTCAGCACCGAACTCAAAATTGATTCGCTGGATGCGGAAGATAAATCCGTTTCTGACAAAGATGAAACCTCACCTGAGCCAGTTGATCGATTCGAATTGCCGGAAGATAGTCAGGATACACGGGAAGATGGGGAAGAAGAGCCAAATGAAAAAGCTGCAATAATCTCTCCCGATTCCGGCCCCCGCTCGATTATCATCGAAAATCCGGATGACGCTGATAATCCTGCTCCGGTATATTTCAATGAACGAGAAACTGCCGATAACGAATCGGATGATGCCGAATATAATCAAGACAGTTAA